The proteins below are encoded in one region of Styela clava chromosome 4, kaStyClav1.hap1.2, whole genome shotgun sequence:
- the LOC144421921 gene encoding E2F-associated phosphoprotein-like, protein MTNSEIDGYSYYISNDSDDDEIRQDSSDEEELDEVNVFLRGTPEQKRKVLKSLTGDEASSSDDDFEKVMKDELEAKVKAMESAWKKSVSKEQPPNQTSVATSSQPGYYDDIYFDSDEGENEDKCKKQKMTDDELFYDPRADDEDQKWIDMQTKRPSNNENATNTASKNQETSDAILTCPACMTTLCVNCQRHSVYQNQYRAMFVMNCDIKYDELLHYKEKKKREFKRHKRRAKSAQAEDPELDSSAFSRTDNQSNNRTDGYHPVKCSVCNTEVAVYDFEEIYHFFNVLSGYA, encoded by the exons AtgacaaattctgaaattgaTGGATATAGTTATTATATCAGCAATGATTCTGATGATGACGAAATTCGACAGGACAG TTCTGATGAAGAAGAATTGGATGAAGTAAATGTTTTTCTACGCGGTACACCAGAACAGAAACGAAAAGTTCTGAAATCTCTCACAG GTGATGAAGCCTCTTCATCTGATGATGATTTCGAAAAAGTAATGAAAGATGAATTGGAAGCAAAAGTCAAGGCAATGGAAAGCGCATGGAAAAAATCAG TAAGCAAGGAACAACCCCCAAATCAAACATCTGTTGCCACGTCTTCACAACCTGGCTATTATGATGACATATATTTTGATTCAGATGAGGGAGAGA ATGAAGATAAGTGCAAAAAGCAGAAGATGACAGATGATGAACTGTTTTACGACCCTCGTGCTGATGATGAAGATCAAAAGTGGATTGATATGCAAACAAAGAg acCTTCGAATAATGAAAATGCAACAAATACAGCCAGCAAAAATCAAGAAACAAGTGATGCGATTCTTACATGTCCAGCATGCATGACAACCCTGTGTGTTAATTGTCAAAG ACATTCAGTATATCAAAACCAATATCGTGCGATGTTTGTAATGAACTGTGACATCAAGTATGATGAGCTGCTTCACTACAAAGAGAAGAAGAAACGAGAATTCAAACGTCACAAAAGGAGAGCAAAATCTGCACAAGCTGAGGATCCTGAACTTGATTCGTCTGCATTTTCAAGAACTGATAACCAATCCAATAATAGAACTGATGGTTACCATCCTGTAAAATGTTCTGTGTGTAATACTGAAGTGGCAGTGTATGATTTTGAggaaatttatcattttttcaatgttttatcaGGATATGCCTGA
- the LOC120325892 gene encoding uncharacterized protein LOC120325892, which translates to MTRWARSKSGQKVEQGSKWEDIGSKHASNSNFAGHQSTKFRVGSQKSISNVQRNAVQKVAIKKNKRSENRRVKRHRRKIDGMVCFHCRMPGHGMADCPKLQQDNEQGTGICFKCGSTEHKSHTCTAKIQNGNEFAFAKCFICGEEGHLSKTCPDNPRGLYPNGGCCKLCGSVDHYKRDCPERRIKGEVNAYRLTGSVSGCDHNNKLEHVSVDDEITLYESDDELKNAQPIIKKPKIVKF; encoded by the coding sequence atGACGAGGTGGGCTAGATCTAAGAGTGGCCAGAAGGTTGAACAAGGCTCAAAGTGGGAAGATATTGGGAGTAAACATGCTTCAAATTCTAACTTTGCTGGCCATCAAAGTACTAAATTCAGAGTCGGTTCTCagaaatcaatttcaaatgtaCAAAGGAATGCTGTCCAAAAAGTTGCGATCAAGAAGAATAAAAGATCAGAAAATAGGAGAGTCAAGAGACATCGGCGTAAAATAGATGGTATGGTTTGTTTTCACTGTCGAATGCCCGGACATGGAATGGCAGACTGTCCTAAATTGCAGCAAGATAATGAGCAGGGGACAGGGATTTGCTTCAAGTGTGGTTCAACTGAACATAAGTCGCATACATGTACTGCAAAGATAcaaaatggaaatgaatttgcattcgcaaaatgttttatttgtgGGGAAGAAGGTCATCTTTCGAAAACTTGCCCAGACAATCCTAGAGGACTTTATCCAAATGGTGGTTGCTGTAAACTTTGTGGTTCAGTTGACCACTATAAAAGAGATTGCCCCGAAAGGCGAATTAAAGGGGAAGTTAATGCTTATCGGTTAACTGGATCTGTCAGTGGTTGTGATCATAATAATAAACTCGAACATGTCAGTGTAGATGATGAAATAACTCTATATGAAAGTGACGACGAATTAAAAAATGCACAACCGATTATAAAAAAGCcgaaaattgtcaaattttaa
- the LOC120325894 gene encoding ER membrane protein complex subunit 8-like, which yields MASRTIEVSCKALTKIQLHAAKYPHCGVNGVLLACKHSFAESKILNFVDAVPLFHQALQLTPMLEIALMNIDSYCSSHGLYIAGYYQAPKYLKKNNDSPGIFTCRIADKVKENFGESVLVMIDNLEIPNNKSLKFYERASDAKWKPRQSSVSFEDGSEDALQDFLDRNVHKDLVDFDNHLDDISLHWLNNDINQLIVMK from the coding sequence ATGGCATCGAGAACTATTGAGGTTTCTTGTAAAGCTCTTACAAAGATCCAATTACATGCTGCAAAATATCCACATTGTGGAGTAAATGGAGTCCTGCTTGCATGCAAACATTCATTTGCAGAaagcaaaatattaaattttgtggACGCAGTGCCATTGTTTCATCAAGCATTGCAATTGACACCAATGCTTGAAATTGCTCTGATGAATATTGATTCTTATTGCTCATCTCATGGACTTTACATAGCTGGATACTACCAAGCACCaaagtatttgaaaaaaaataatgattcgCCTGGAATCTTTACATGTCGAATTGCAGATAAAGTAAAGGAGAATTTCGGTGAATCTGTTCTTGTTATGATTGACAATCTGGAAATTCCAAATAACAAGTCATTGAAATTTTACGAGCGAGCATCTGATGCTAAATGGAAGCCACGTCAATCTTCTGTTTCTTTCGAGGATGGAAGTGAAGATGCCTTGCAGGACTTTCTAGACCGGAATGTTCATAAAGATTTGGTAGATTTTGACAATCATCTTGATGACATTTCTTTGCATTGGTTAAACAATGATATCAACCAATTAATTGTGATGAAATGA
- the LOC120325844 gene encoding ribonuclease P/MRP protein subunit POP5-like, with protein sequence MVRLKHRYFLIRLVFDDQKFGHNIEPYQIYGRIKNAVETIHGDHGLACVDVSLSVKYINVYTNIVLIKTRRQFHRLVWSSLPFITYVTENLGKRPKKIPCFLHTLHVGGSIRSCQKFLIKYHRKKLDSILDQCSTPGEKRRVKKSIESASLETEDPGKNSEEESSGSD encoded by the coding sequence ATGGTCCGGTTGAAACATCGTTATTTTCTAATTAGACTTGTGTTTGATGACCAAAAGTTTGGACATAATATTGAACCGTATCAAATATATGGAAGGATTAAAAATGCTGTGGAGACAATACATGGTGATCATGGACTAGCATGTGTGGATGTTTCACTTAGTGTAAAGTACATTAATGTGTACACTAATATTGTGCTGATCAAGACTAGAAGACAGTTTCATAGACTGGTTTGGTCTTCATTGCCATTTATCACATATGTAACCGAAAATCTTGGAAAGCGACCTAAAAAAATACCCTGTTTTCTGCACACTCTTCATGTTGGTGGATCAATCAGAAGTTGtcaaaaatttttaataaagtaCCATAGAAAGAAACTGGACTCAATTTTGGATCAATGTTCAACTCCCGGTGAAAAAAGGAGAGTTAAAAAATCAATTGAGAGTGCTAGTCTGGAAACAGAAGATCCTGGCAAAAACTCTGAAGAAGAAAGCAGTGGCAGTGATTAG
- the LOC120325891 gene encoding putative proline--tRNA ligase, mitochondrial has protein sequence MRLTPYMQRHKVSKYMIGGVLDKDASIVSTCKSHRLMLHAQLISSSGTGSYNILPMGLRALDKLYKIIDNEMLNIGCLKMSLSSLCSAALWKKSKRWEAFGDELVKLKMSNTEYCLNPTHEEVVTNMVASTGLIPAKNLPMKLYQITSKFRDEPRPRFGLLRCREFLMKDLYTFDKDTESAMETYELVTQAYERILKTLKLKYIRAASSCGNMGGKLSHEYLIPADIGEDKIYVSEDGDAWNAEYDESLALKSSQTTEIQAIEIGHTFLLGQLYSQIFGANLISPDSTRLPLQMGCYGLGVTRILAGCVEHFSNDDSIRWPYAISPFKVCIIPPKQGSKEQKHFQNMDIDPYKEMEENSLLEGDVIIDDRDNYTIGKRLHDAKFIGYPVVLIIGKHILDEHSKVEVLLQNKNESISLPLSEVVPVIIKEFEEDSY, from the coding sequence ATGAGGCTTACTCCTTATATGCAGAGGCATAAAGTGTCAAAGTACATGATTGGAGGTGTTTTGGATAAAGATGCCTCTATTGTCTCAACATGCAAAAGCCATCGCTTGATGCTGCATGCTCAACTTATCAGTTCTTCTGGTACTGGCTCATATAATATCCTTCCTATGGGCCTGAGAGCACTTGATAAACTGTATAAGATAATTGACAATGAAATGTTGAATATAGGATGTTTGAAAATGAGTTTGTCATCTCTGTGCAGTGCAGCACTTTGGAAAAAATCCAAGAGATGGGAAGCTTTTGGAGATGAACTCGTGAAACTTAAAATGTCCAATACTGAATATTGTTTAAACCCAACACACGAGGAGGTTGTGACAAATATGGTAGCATCCACTGGATTGATTCCAGCAAAAAATTTACCTATGAAACTTTATCAAATAACATCGAAATTTAGGGATGAGCCTCGGCCTCGTTTCGGATTGTTGCGATGTAGAGAATTTCTGATGAAGGATCTGTATACATTTGATAAAGATACAGAATCAGCAATGGAAACCTATGAACTAGTCACACAAGCATATGAAAGAATactaaaaacattgaaattgaaatatataagaGCTGCCTCATCTTGTGGCAACATGGGTGGAAAATTAAGTCATGAATATCTAATTCCTGCTGATATTGGAGAGGATAAAATATATGTATCTGAAGATGGGGATGCCTGGAATGCTGAATACGATGAATCTTTGGCTTTGAAAAGTTCTCAAACAACTGAAATTCAAGCCATTGAAATAGGCCACACATTTCTCTTAGGCCAATTGTATTCTCAGATCTTTGGGGCAAATTTAATATCACCTGATTCAACGCGATTGCCATTACAAATGGGATGTTATGGGCTTGGCGTAACAAGGATTCTAGCTGGATGTGTTGAACATTTCTCTAATGATGATAGCATTCGGTGGCCATATGCAATATCCCCTTTCAAAGTTTGCATTATCCCTCCAAAACAAGGAAGCAAAGAACAAAAACACTTTCAGAATATGGATATTGACCCTTATAAAGAAATGGAGGAAAATTCCCTTTTAGAGGGTGATGTCATTATTGATGACAGAGATAATTACACAATCGGAAAGAGATTACATGATGCCAAGTTTATTGGGTATCCAGTAGTTCTCATAATTGGCAAGCATATCTTAGATGAACATTCCAAAGTTGAAGtcttattacaaaacaaaaatgaaagtatATCCCTTCCACTATCAGAAGTGGTGCCGGTAATAATCAAAGAATTTGAAGAAGATAGTTATTAA